Genomic window (Aricia agestis chromosome 15, ilAriAges1.1, whole genome shotgun sequence):
ttttttgtttattttttattttaaatttttttttagatttttgtttttaagtttttttttaatataatttttatttaaacatttctgGAGACTTTTTAACAGTTTTCTTATTTTCTTACATGTTactcatttatttataatattaattgtacttTCGCATTGAGTGGTGTTACGCTCGACAAAAATCATTATAAAACCCTCACTAACAATATTTATTGCTATTTGCTGGGACTCGTTCGTCTCATGCAGTGGGGAAATTATCATATTGTGGGCTGAAAAATTTTCTttggttttattttgttaaaataagaaatataaaagattaaaattatttgtcCTCTGttcaatatttcataatatggtaaatctggaaaaaataaaaaaaaatacgtaattTTCCTATTGCATTAGTACTTCACATTTAGTTAAAtacgtaataatatattttaatgcatTTTGCTACCGATTACATTATGAGTAGGATATGCTCagtttaaaattactttatgtTAATATAATACTCGATAAGAATTAAGCTAAAGGCAACATAACAATATTAGCACCAATATTTTTGGAAGTTTGTAATTagcttttttagttttatagttatgagttatgacatactCCTGATAAATATCAACAATTATGTTATcacataataatacttttatttgacaaaccCTCCCATATTTTTCTGTAGGAACAGCCCAATAAATTCCTAACCAATGCACGGCCGAGCCTGCATAAGTAACACAACATGTTCTCGTTTGTCtacaaaacaaaacattatttacaCACATACAACCCTCGACGTCTCAATATCGCAACATCCTCACTATTTACACcgataattattaaataacttataaataaaaaataaatacattttaaaattagcaGGATGTGATTTATAGGAGTACACTTTTGGTTTTGTGACTTTGTTTCGTACAAGTTCcgagtataattttaaaaaacttttttttttatatttacatgaAGCCACATATCAATGAAAGTTTGAAGGATTTCCTATGATTCCTCGTTCAATAGACTCAAGTCAAAAAACCGCCAAGTCTCCGACAAATATACctctattaatataataacatcgAGATACTATGACTTTCAAACATATTATTCACATAGTATCAGATGCATTGCcaataaacatataaaatataaacagcaaAAACACAACAACAGACCGCAATATAGTGGAGATAACAAGTTAAGTAGATCTACAACAGTAAGGCATAATATACTTCAGTAAATGCCGCTACACACATCTAAAAAACCAAATTGTAACACTTTAGATGTGTGCGAAGGCATTCAAAGCCTTCACTCGTTCTAAAGCTTTTCATGTAGATATATTTAAGCTATACAAGTACTCAGAGAAAATATTTCTTAGGTCACTTTAATCTTTGGACAGTTTGCTACGTCTAAGATATATGTACAGAGGAATCAGTCGCGTATCACAGCCCGTAATGGTGTAAGGGTAGCCTGCTGATCTTTGCTAACAAGGCAGCCAATCAGGGTCGTCTTTCGATGACCAATTTACGTAGAGATGCATCAGTACTGAGCAGAGGGTACGCTTCGTCGCATAGATAGGTAGGCTACCTTTCTTGTGTATTAATCTACGGCACTTAGGACTGTCCTACCTTCAATAGCTAATAGACAAAAATATATCTTCACGCACTTTACAATTTAACGCTAACATTGCCGGACAATGCAGTCATAATCCTCAGATCAGTTCACGTTCCACAGTAATTTAGCACGATCCAGTCATGGACAACTACTAGTCACTAGTCACTGAACAATTTAGCACACTCACAGAGCGGCAGGACGAGACTAACATTAACATCACTCGGAACACATTTTGGTATGTCCACATTGTTTTTGAACACTGGGCACGAGGCACTAGTAGCCGAAGCATCACTTGTAAAGCGACTCACATCCGCGGCACTGGGTCGCAAGTGAGCGCTTAGCCTTAAAAGAAATCCCTGTGGGCCTAATGTCTTTGCCACAACTGACCAAGCAAGTCAACAACCGGTGCACACAGCACAAGCTGGGGGCTTCATTTTAGGGGCTTTCGGGCTTCGGCTGCCTTACTATGCACAGTTTCTGGACTTTTAGGCTCTGTGCCAATTAGTGAAGCTACCATCGAGCTAATGGCCCCGTGCCAAAGGCCCTCTGCAGGGGCCATGGGCGGGGCCTCTCGCGGCCGGGGCCCTAGTGCCCCCCGATCATCGCTGCGGCCAGGCGTCACGGAGCTGCAGGCTGGCGGCGAGCCGCGCGTGGCTCTCTCTGAACGTGTTCACGATCACTTCAAACGTGTCCGGGTCATACACGGAGTGCGCGGTGTTGGACAGATCGAATGGCTCTGCAAAGTGGATTTAAAATTTTAGCCTGTAGACCGAGCATAACTTTGATCGGCGAAACCGGAGGCAAATGGCGCATGGTTTCAGTATCTACCAATAATGTTTAATAGTTGCAATTAATTTGCATCATAATCGGATAAAGCCTACCTTCAACACATATGAGCTTCCAGCGGGTAGGATCGGGTgcacgcgcgcgcgcctcccacAGCGGCACACGACGCGCACGCACCGAGACCGCGTACTGCCGCCATCTGAAATACCACTCATGGTTACAATAACAGTTCattattatcagggcgagcgaagcgagccctagtaatctatatatataaaactcaaaggtgactgactgattaacatagtgatctatcaacgcacagcccaaaccactggacggatcggtcTGAAAAttggcatacaggtagatgttatgacgaaggcatccgctaagaaaggattttgataaattccaaccccgagGGGTTccaataggggatgaaagtttgtatataataatacttcttaacgcgagcgaagccgcgggcagaaGCTCGTCCTAGTATatgtatatcccacaacctttacattttgtggccCACATTACGGAAAAAATAtgacgcctattgatttgtgctttaacatagaaCTACATTATCGCAGAGTATTTAGGTTTTAACATACAAAGACATCATAACAGATTTtcatacacaaaaaatatttacaaacagaGATGGGTCAAACGAATCCCTCAAATGCTTCTGTCTTATTAAGGTCACTATGGACTCACGGAAACTCGGCGTAGTACTTGAGCAGTCCGAGGAACAGTTCGGCCAGAGTCGCGCGGTTCTGTCGTCCCGTGGCCGCCTCACCGGCGCGCGGCAGGACCGCGGGGGAAGTTCCACCTGTAAAAGGTTGCAAGAGTTATATAACCTATTGGCGGATTCCTGTTGGCGTCGATATACGAAGTTCAGATTAAATACATAATCTTAAATTTAAACTATCCATATCGGCACGCAGCATGCGTCCACGTCAACTGATAGAGTCCCTATAACCACAGTATGAccgacgaccgacacgactggcgagagatcaggcgcaggcgcaggctttttagtttttacatgcccatccgaggCTTCGGTTAGGTCATCAAGTAGAATGACCCAATCGTCAGACAATCAGTTGATCAGCCGGCATAGTCCTCTTtaaacttggaaacaacataTTCCCAACGTTAGAATCCCATCGGAGTCAACAGCTACGCTCTTTACCATTGGACGATGCGTTTAAACAGAGCCAGCAGGcatagcatggtcaccatagaagcggtttctttctatggaagaatagacaaagtgacagttagacataggacatccgccattttgtctctaaaatctgtcagtttgtccACTATTTCCCATTTCTACTATTGTTATAGTCACACTGCAAGTAATACATCACCATTAGGGTCAGCGCGTACCCGTACAGCGCTGGCCCGAGTTGCGCCCGCCACCACGTCGTCGCTACTAGCTGTCAGTATCTATAACTGTCTACACAGAGCCAGGTATACTCACACTGCAGGTAGTGCAGCACCATCAGGGTGAGCGCGTACGAGGACAGCGTGCGGTTGCGCGCGTCGTTGATGTGGTGCGCGCGCGCCCACAGCTTGGCGACCGCGACGAGCGGCCGCACGCGCCAGTCCGCGCGCGCGTACCCGTACAGCAGGCCCGTGTTGCGCACGCCGACCACGTTGTCGCAGTTCAGGTCAACCTGCAGCCCGTGCCGCGCGTCACGGAACTTCAGGATCGGCACCTTCGCTTGGATCAGCTCCGCATCTACAgacataaattaattaaataaatgaccctgtggcggtacccacaataatCAGCCTCACAATCCTGCATTGCACTATCGAAATTTAGGAAAACgacaacatattatatttaacaacgtctgaaatgacgtcagcggGCTTACACTCTAGAgctaaggttgaattttttatGTGCAGTTTTTGGTAATtcacttcgatgcgcttcgactctgcgctagtataaattgacccttacactCAACAATCAATTCAAATCTGTCAAGGTCACTGTCAACTCACCAGGATCCAGTCCGCGTATGTGGTGCAGCACGTGGTGCAGGTGGAGCAGGGCGTGGTGTCTGGGCGGCAGGGCGGGCGGCGTGCCGGCGGGCGGCCGCACGTGGAGGCACAGGTCCATGTCGGAGGACTCCAGACCGAAGCCCGACATGGTGGAGCCGACCACGTACAGGCCGTAGCGGGGGAATATGCTCTGCGGGATAATCGAGATCCATTATCAGAACACGCCTAAAGTCACGTTAACAGCCAGTCCAcatggcgcgttgcgtcagcgtcgacgcagcgctgccgtttgacgcataacCGGCCACACGGgtgctgcgtcatcgcagcgttattacgaagcagtattaacgtcaacaccccccgCGCTTCGTCTCGgaggctgctgtccgtcatgtgtgcgttgcgcgctgctgtcaaaagtcacgacgcagcgcgccgtgtgaacaccttggttgaTCTtgattgtatgtaaaacaacgcaacggcagcgctgcgtcgacgcaacgctgcctCAACGCGCCGCCGCGCTTTAACGCGAAAACCGCGCAGCTCTCGCGCTGCTCTTTTTAGTATAGAAGTCACGCTGCTGCCGCTCTTCTGGCGACCTTATATGAAGGCAGTCTTAGAACCGCCAAAGAAAGTGTTTTGTTTACGGTAGAGCAGCCacggaatgaaaaaaaaaatctgtcagtttgtccTTGTTGACAATATATATTATGGAATAATGGacctaaagaacagactttcaaaTTTCATTTGTTGTCAGAGTTTCGTGAAATGTCAGTGTTTTTATTCTTTCGAAATTTCTattgtggccatgctaagcatGCAAGAGGAAGAGAAATGAATTTTTTATcgcaataatatataatatagataataaattATCGCAAAGTAGGCAGGCTGAACCGAGCAGAGTGGATTTTATTTGCCATAATAAAATCCACTCTGCTCGGTTCAGCCTGCCTACTTTGCGATaatttattatctatattatatattattgcgATTATATATATCTTctattttgttaattattacTGTTTATTTTGGACCactattacattatatttaaaaaaactagcttTCCGCCCGACTGGATATCGGTTAAGTATATCGCGCTTCGCAATGAAACGTACTTATTTTCGTGAGGGATACTCAATTACTCACACACCACGTACTGGCGCCGTTGTAGTAGGCACATGCTATGTATCAGAGATGGCGATGTATGtgaaaaatgattttccctgttttactgcttttctcttgaagttttttctgatatattttttctatagacctcacggagcccgagagtCCGAGACCTTTCCAAAGAATGCGAAACCGTGAAAATCGGTTCgggcgttctggagttatagcgtcagaaaGGAAAActcgacttatttttatataactagctgtcccagcaaacgttgtttcgccatataaagtatttcgctcatattattttattgaagtgactaaataagtatgtcaccatggcaacgtccatcgctatcccgtcgcacaaacaatggtcgccgtcagtctcgagttgtaataatttactattatttgttcaacaaaataggcacttatcaatataaaaagtacccagtatacaagaattgctcgtttaaatatataagatttaattAATCTTATGTTgctattaagatttttttagaTGGAAATTATTTGGAAGAAATCTACCTTTTATTAGGTAAAAATTGGGTGACACAGTATATGACCTTGTATCGTTTAGCGGCGCCTGCGCACCTTAGCACTTAGCATGTACGTCACGACTCGAGATTACGTCAAAATAAAGAAAATCACTAAGTATTAGGTATTTTTACTTCTACATATTtacataactttataatattacatagtttaaagattttaaaatatacgACTTTATAGGTTAAAGtcgcatattttaaaaaattaaaattatattttacaaaataatttgttttgttatcaGCCTTTGGGAAACCAATGtgtataatgttacattatgtTACAGCATCACGGCATTATCTGTTGTCAGATAAGCgacaaacaaattattattacaactaCGTACATACCTCTCGAGATAAACACTCTGATTTCCTATATTGGATGCGACATTTGAAATCTCGTGAGAttaaaattgatataaattcagaggcgtttttgtttttgatacataaatccatactaatattataaatgcgaaagtatctctgtctgtctgtctgtctgtctgtctgtctgtctgtctgtctgtctgtctgtcttgctttcacgccaaaactactgaaccgattgcaatgaaattttgtatacagttattctagagtctgagaaaggacataggctacattttgatgtgggaaaatatcttatttccatgaaaatttcgatgaaaatgaattcgcattgcgcgtggccagcgctcatcccgggggtcctgggttcgagtcccgcaggcggaacaaaaagttttcaattttcctgggtcttggatgtgtattaaaataaaatttcaaaaatcttaaacatatttgatgtataatattataaaaaatccagaaatatatcgatggaatgaacattttagttctaatacgattcaacagatggcgttttattttttactttattgtaacatagaactaatcatacttattagttagtatgtttttgtttatagtttttaatacgttagaatattatctatactaatattataaatgcgaaagtatctctgtctgtctgtctgtctcgctttcacgccaaaactactgaaccgatagtaatgaaattttgtacacagatagtctaaagcctgagaaaggacataggctactttttaactggaaaaaggggttgtaagggggtgaaaatgcgtaaatttggtcaaattaacttagttccaaaaacttaaaacagatggcgccaagagtcccctagatcgcgctattgcttgctcatacgtatttctataagaggtggtaccatattgagctagatttttcgattctttcgattgttatacacgttattaactaataactcacctaccaacttagacatcaaattcaaaaacaacagcgccaaaactactgaaccgattgtaatgaaatcctgggtcttggatgtgtattaaaataaaatttcaaaaatcttaaacatatttgatgtataatattataaaaaatccagaaatatatcgatggaatgaacattttagttctaatacgattcaacagatggcgttttattttttactttattgtaacatagaactaatcatacttattagtta
Coding sequences:
- the LOC121734493 gene encoding poly(A) RNA polymerase gld-2 homolog A-like encodes the protein MNEGAPLMYHGNASFSGPSTMYMVQGHGDRQQRQYPVEMLQVIGGVHGSPGQGTPRRCHKNRQIDKDNAFGYESDDSSLSSSASGSNKSSEKDVNRSDASLLSSPSVHPQLFGDREQGENWRQERGAVAREWRARRREPRPRRAAPDRYLAAHYPAQVKFAPDDLLNGSQWDMLSQEIWDKFVKSQQTEETFRKKMNLWRYLHITIKSIFPRYGLYVVGSTMSGFGLESSDMDLCLHVRPPAGTPPALPPRHHALLHLHHVLHHIRGLDPDAELIQAKVPILKFRDARHGLQVDLNCDNVVGVRNTGLLYGYARADWRVRPLVAVAKLWARAHHINDARNRTLSSYALTLMVLHYLQCGTSPAVLPRAGEAATGRQNRATLAELFLGLLKYYAEFPWRQYAVSVRARRVPLWEARARAPDPTRWKLICVEEPFDLSNTAHSVYDPDTFEVIVNTFRESHARLAASLQLRDAWPQR